A region from the Flavobacterium enshiense genome encodes:
- a CDS encoding metal-dependent transcriptional regulator has protein sequence MTYSEENYLKAIYHLSLTQKQGVSTNAIAGMVESKASSVTDMIKKLAEKELVIYQKYQGVMLTDKGLLAAKMIVRKHRLWEVFLVEKLDFAWDEVHDVAEELEHIKSEKLINKLDAFLGFPTEDPHGDPIPDRNGNIVKVEKQLLSEFEVGHTGICVGVKDSSSSFLQYLDKQQIALGSKIKIIAKESFDMSLTIEVEKKHMIISNKIASNLFVKRVS, from the coding sequence ATGACCTACTCTGAAGAAAATTACCTGAAAGCGATATATCATCTTTCGTTAACCCAAAAACAGGGCGTGAGTACCAATGCTATTGCAGGCATGGTAGAAAGTAAAGCTTCGTCTGTGACTGATATGATTAAAAAATTAGCAGAGAAGGAATTGGTAATTTATCAGAAATATCAGGGTGTCATGTTAACCGATAAAGGATTGCTGGCGGCCAAAATGATTGTGAGAAAGCACCGTTTGTGGGAAGTCTTTCTGGTGGAAAAGTTGGATTTTGCTTGGGATGAAGTGCATGATGTAGCCGAAGAACTGGAACATATAAAGTCGGAAAAACTGATAAACAAACTGGACGCCTTTTTAGGTTTTCCGACAGAAGATCCTCATGGCGACCCGATTCCTGATCGCAACGGAAATATCGTTAAAGTGGAAAAACAGCTGTTATCGGAGTTTGAAGTGGGTCATACCGGAATTTGCGTGGGCGTTAAAGATTCGTCTTCCAGTTTTTTACAATATTTAGACAAACAGCAGATTGCCTTAGGTTCTAAAATCAAAATAATTGCAAAGGAAAGTTTTGATATGTCACTAACCATTGAAGTGGAGAAGAAACATATGATTATTTCGAATAAAATAGCAAGTAATCTCTTTGTAAAAAGAGTTTCATAA
- a CDS encoding Nramp family divalent metal transporter, with translation MATKTKSLEEVHESVSVVHNTSIWKKILAFFGPAYMVSVGYMDPGNWATDIAGGSQFGYTLIWVLLMSNIMALLLQSLSARLGIVRQRDLAQASRDTYSRPVNFVLYFLAEIAIAACDLAEVLGMAIGLQLLFDIPLLWGVSITMLDTFLLLFLLNKGIKKMEAFIIVLVAIIGFSFLVEMFLAKPEITEIAKGIIPSIPNSTALYIAIGIIGATVMPHNLYLHSSLVQTRKFDRTAKGVKQAIRYNFFDSLIALNLAFFVNAAILILAASTFYKNGMFDVAEIQDAYKFLEPLLGSHWAPTLFAIALIAAGQSSTITGTLAGQIVMEGYLNLRIQPWVRRIITRLIAIVPAFIAIVYFGESATGKLLILSQVILSLQLGFAIVPLIHFVSDDKKMRGFAIGKYTKIASWLIALVIVSLNARLVFDEIKGWIETSENPVYIWVFVVPMAVAAALLLIYIIVKPFIEKTMATPTLVPHIKEIVVKEAEKPIVYSKIAIALDFSKTDQKSIESALQLGGKEAQYTIMHVVESVGAMVYGDEIEDFETTSDLGYLEKYKAALEEKGFKVNVQLDFGSPKTSIPKMVNEGDFDILILGAHGHNWFKDMLFGTTVNAVRHSIHIPLLIIQH, from the coding sequence ATGGCAACAAAAACAAAATCATTAGAAGAAGTACACGAGTCGGTATCGGTTGTTCACAATACCTCAATCTGGAAAAAAATACTGGCCTTCTTCGGGCCGGCCTACATGGTAAGTGTAGGGTATATGGATCCCGGAAACTGGGCCACTGATATCGCCGGGGGAAGTCAGTTCGGGTATACCCTGATTTGGGTTTTGCTGATGTCGAACATCATGGCCTTATTGCTTCAGAGTCTGAGTGCGCGATTGGGGATTGTCCGCCAGCGTGATTTGGCGCAGGCCTCGCGTGATACATATTCCAGACCGGTTAATTTTGTATTGTATTTTTTGGCCGAAATTGCCATCGCAGCCTGTGATTTAGCCGAAGTGCTGGGTATGGCCATCGGTTTGCAGTTACTTTTTGATATTCCGCTGCTTTGGGGGGTCAGCATTACCATGCTGGATACGTTTTTATTGCTTTTTCTTCTGAATAAGGGGATCAAAAAAATGGAAGCATTTATCATAGTGCTGGTGGCTATTATCGGGTTTTCGTTTTTGGTGGAGATGTTTTTGGCGAAACCGGAAATTACCGAAATCGCCAAGGGAATCATTCCTTCTATTCCCAACAGCACTGCCTTGTATATCGCTATCGGGATTATCGGTGCCACCGTAATGCCGCATAATTTATACCTGCATTCCTCTTTGGTACAAACCCGAAAATTTGACCGCACGGCCAAAGGAGTCAAACAGGCCATCCGCTATAATTTCTTTGATTCTTTGATTGCCTTAAACCTTGCCTTTTTTGTAAATGCCGCTATTTTAATATTGGCTGCGTCCACTTTTTATAAAAACGGAATGTTTGATGTGGCCGAGATTCAGGACGCCTATAAATTTTTAGAGCCGCTTTTAGGGAGTCATTGGGCACCTACTTTATTTGCCATAGCTTTGATAGCGGCGGGGCAAAGTTCGACCATTACGGGAACTTTAGCGGGACAGATTGTGATGGAAGGCTATCTGAACCTGAGAATACAGCCTTGGGTGAGACGAATTATCACGCGCTTGATTGCCATAGTGCCGGCGTTTATTGCGATTGTTTATTTTGGGGAATCCGCAACGGGAAAATTACTAATTTTAAGTCAGGTAATTTTGAGTCTGCAATTGGGATTTGCCATTGTTCCCTTAATCCATTTTGTAAGTGATGATAAAAAAATGAGAGGTTTCGCGATTGGAAAATACACTAAAATTGCTTCCTGGTTAATAGCTTTGGTAATCGTTTCGCTTAATGCCCGTTTGGTTTTTGACGAAATCAAAGGGTGGATTGAAACATCCGAGAATCCGGTTTATATCTGGGTTTTTGTGGTTCCGATGGCTGTTGCTGCGGCATTGCTTTTAATCTATATTATAGTCAAGCCTTTCATTGAAAAGACCATGGCAACACCAACCCTTGTTCCGCATATAAAAGAGATTGTGGTGAAGGAAGCAGAAAAACCTATTGTTTATTCGAAAATCGCCATCGCTTTGGATTTCTCGAAAACCGATCAGAAAAGTATTGAAAGTGCTTTGCAACTTGGCGGAAAGGAAGCGCAGTATACCATTATGCACGTAGTGGAATCGGTCGGGGCGATGGTATATGGCGATGAAATCGAGGATTTTGAGACCACAAGCGATCTTGGTTATCTGGAAAAATACAAAGCTGCTTTGGAAGAAAAGGGATTTAAGGTAAATGTACAATTGGATTTCGGAAGTCCGAAGACAAGCATACCGAAAATGGTTAACGAAGGCGACTTTGATATTCTGATTCTTGGTGCGCATGGTCATAACTGGTTTAAAGATATGTTGTTCGGAACCACCGTGAATGCCGTTCGTCATAGTATTCATATTCCGCTGCTGATTATTCAGCATTAA
- the feoB gene encoding ferrous iron transport protein B: protein MNRNTIKVALIGNPNVGKTSVFNELTGLNQQVGNYPGITVDKKVGFAKLSEYSKATILDLPGTYSLNASSMDESVVIELLMNKNDANFPDVAVVVSEVENLKRNLLLFTQIKDLEIPTILVINMSDRMTAKGISLDIPFLEEQLKTKIALVSSRKKTGIDELKKLIINHHELPTEPCLNASSIDPEYFDNLRRAFPNQLLYKLWLVITQDVNFANLHRNTIEANSFAKPQAELKRLQQKETVKRYQFINDTLKIGYTVDKSKATDIRERIDRVLTHKVFGYVIFFAIMMLIFQSIFDWSSIPMDFIDSSFAALSSYAKTNLPAGVLTDLISEGIIPGLGGIIIFIPQIAFLFLFISVLEESGYMSRVVFLMDKIMRKFGLSGKSVVPLISGTACAIPAIMATRNIENWKERLITILVTPFTTCSARLPVYAILISLIIPEKRLFGIFNTQGLTLMTLYLLGFGMAIFSAYILNKILKIKSHSYFVVEMPSYKVPMFKNVAINVVEKTKSFVTGAGKIILALSVILWFLGSHGPGRTFEDAEKTIATQLQKNEVSGDKDDLVASYKLENSYIGIVGKSIEPIIKPLGYDWKIGIAVVSSFAAREVFVGTLATIYSVGSHSDEETTIKNRMIAEVHPITGTKIFNLATGVSLLFFYAFAMQCASTLAITKKETNSWKWPLVQLVFMSGFAYTVSLIAYQILK from the coding sequence ATGAACCGTAATACCATAAAAGTAGCCTTAATAGGAAATCCGAATGTTGGAAAAACTTCCGTCTTCAATGAATTGACAGGACTGAACCAGCAAGTAGGAAACTATCCCGGAATTACTGTTGATAAAAAAGTAGGTTTCGCAAAACTATCCGAATACAGCAAAGCAACAATTCTTGATTTACCCGGCACCTACAGTCTGAACGCGAGTTCGATGGATGAAAGCGTGGTAATCGAGTTGCTGATGAATAAAAATGACGCCAATTTCCCGGATGTGGCGGTCGTGGTTTCCGAAGTGGAAAACTTAAAGCGAAACCTGTTGCTTTTCACGCAGATTAAAGATCTGGAAATCCCGACAATCTTGGTGATCAATATGTCCGACAGGATGACTGCGAAGGGTATTTCCTTAGACATTCCGTTTTTGGAGGAACAACTTAAAACCAAGATTGCTCTGGTAAGTTCCCGAAAAAAAACCGGGATCGATGAGTTAAAAAAACTGATTATCAACCATCACGAGCTTCCTACGGAACCGTGTTTGAACGCATCCAGCATAGATCCCGAATATTTCGACAATCTTCGCCGTGCGTTCCCAAATCAGTTACTTTATAAATTATGGCTGGTTATCACGCAGGATGTGAATTTTGCCAACCTCCACCGTAATACTATTGAAGCCAATTCGTTTGCCAAACCGCAGGCCGAATTAAAAAGGCTTCAACAAAAAGAGACTGTTAAACGCTATCAGTTTATCAATGATACGCTGAAAATTGGTTATACTGTAGATAAATCGAAAGCAACCGATATCAGAGAACGGATAGACAGAGTACTCACCCATAAAGTTTTCGGCTACGTTATTTTCTTCGCCATAATGATGCTGATTTTCCAATCGATTTTTGATTGGTCCAGTATCCCGATGGATTTTATCGACAGTAGTTTTGCCGCATTAAGTTCCTATGCAAAAACGAATCTTCCGGCTGGTGTTTTAACCGATCTGATTTCCGAAGGAATTATCCCGGGCTTGGGTGGTATCATTATTTTTATCCCGCAGATTGCCTTCCTGTTTCTGTTCATTTCGGTCTTGGAAGAAAGCGGATACATGAGCCGTGTGGTTTTCCTTATGGATAAAATCATGCGAAAATTTGGTTTGAGCGGAAAAAGCGTTGTCCCGTTAATTTCGGGAACCGCCTGTGCCATTCCGGCTATTATGGCAACACGAAACATCGAAAACTGGAAAGAGCGCCTGATTACCATTCTGGTTACGCCGTTCACCACCTGTTCGGCACGTTTACCGGTGTATGCCATCCTGATTTCTTTGATTATACCGGAGAAGCGCCTTTTTGGAATATTCAACACACAGGGTTTAACCTTGATGACCTTATATCTTTTAGGATTCGGAATGGCTATCTTTTCAGCCTATATTTTGAACAAAATCCTGAAAATAAAATCACATTCGTACTTTGTGGTGGAAATGCCAAGCTATAAAGTACCGATGTTCAAAAACGTTGCCATCAACGTAGTTGAAAAGACGAAATCATTTGTTACAGGTGCCGGAAAAATCATTTTGGCCCTTTCGGTTATCTTGTGGTTTCTGGGTTCGCATGGCCCGGGCAGAACGTTTGAAGATGCCGAAAAAACCATTGCAACACAATTGCAGAAAAATGAGGTTTCGGGAGATAAAGACGATTTGGTAGCTTCATATAAACTGGAAAACTCTTATATCGGAATCGTGGGAAAATCCATTGAACCGATTATAAAACCCTTAGGTTACGACTGGAAAATCGGTATCGCCGTGGTCAGTTCGTTTGCGGCCCGTGAGGTTTTCGTTGGAACTTTGGCTACGATTTACAGCGTGGGAAGTCATTCTGACGAGGAAACGACCATTAAAAACCGAATGATTGCTGAAGTGCATCCGATAACCGGAACGAAAATTTTCAATCTGGCCACCGGGGTTTCATTACTGTTTTTCTATGCCTTTGCCATGCAGTGTGCTTCAACCCTGGCTATCACTAAGAAAGAAACCAATTCGTGGAAATGGCCATTGGTACAACTCGTATTCATGAGTGGTTTTGCTTATACCGTCTCGCTTATTGCCTATCAAATACTCAAATAA
- a CDS encoding FeoA family protein, whose protein sequence is MTLTLAQLQRKQKAVIRDFNVDEIPLKLIEMGCLPGNEVTLLQVAPFGDPLYVTINDSHVAIRLETAKEICIEIIEEP, encoded by the coding sequence TTGACTCTTACCTTAGCACAGTTGCAACGCAAACAAAAAGCCGTGATTCGAGATTTTAACGTCGATGAGATTCCGTTGAAATTAATCGAAATGGGCTGTTTGCCAGGAAACGAAGTTACGCTTTTACAAGTGGCTCCGTTTGGCGATCCGTTGTACGTTACTATTAATGACAGTCATGTGGCAATTCGATTGGAAACTGCAAAAGAGATTTGTATTGAAATCATAGAGGAGCCCTGA
- a CDS encoding SCO family protein: protein MLSFFKKYIPFFTILGIISVIIIGLFYTALKPKKTLPIYTPSMVNPELVDSTIQHIANKNEHHIADFAFTNQNGETITQKNYEGKIYVADFFFTTCQTICPMMTDNMSWLQQQIKDNPKVMLLSHSVTPDIDSVSVLKEYAINKGVIDSKWNLVTGNKKDIYYIARKSYLAVKTGRPEELYDMVHTENFVLVDSKQRVRGFYDGTKKEEVERLLADINFLSEEDQ, encoded by the coding sequence ATGCTATCTTTTTTTAAAAAATATATTCCTTTTTTCACCATCCTCGGAATCATATCCGTTATCATCATCGGCTTATTTTATACCGCACTGAAACCGAAGAAGACTTTGCCTATCTATACACCTTCCATGGTGAATCCGGAATTGGTCGATTCTACTATTCAGCATATTGCCAATAAGAACGAACATCATATTGCCGATTTTGCTTTTACCAATCAGAACGGGGAAACCATTACGCAGAAAAATTATGAAGGCAAGATTTATGTGGCCGACTTTTTCTTTACTACCTGCCAGACCATCTGCCCGATGATGACCGATAACATGTCCTGGTTACAACAACAAATCAAAGACAATCCGAAAGTAATGCTGCTTTCGCATTCGGTTACCCCGGACATTGACAGCGTATCCGTTTTGAAAGAATATGCAATAAATAAGGGCGTTATCGACAGCAAATGGAATCTGGTTACAGGAAATAAAAAAGATATTTACTACATCGCCCGAAAATCCTACCTAGCAGTAAAAACAGGGAGACCAGAAGAATTGTACGATATGGTTCACACCGAAAATTTCGTATTGGTAGACAGTAAACAACGCGTACGTGGATTTTACGACGGCACCAAAAAAGAAGAAGTGGAACGCTTATTGGCAGACATCAATTTCCTTAGTGAAGAAGATCAATAG
- a CDS encoding M13 family metallopeptidase yields the protein MKKNIVVAGSLAVFSLLCMDASAQGPKPKNPGIDLDLMDKSVKPGDDFFRYVNGTWYDKTEIPADKTRWGSFDELRQNTDNDALAILKAAAANKNLDPKSDQAKAVNVYKTFMDTVSRNKLGITPLKSYLAKINAVKNISDVNKLMIEMEPQGGLGFYGIGISADAKNSNRNVVYLGLGSLGLPDRDYYVSDEKDSKEKREKYVAHVARMLQFLGVKPADAKIQAEKVLALETEMARPRLDRVERRDRRKTYNPMSVADLQKLTPSVNWNNYMTGVGIGKIDSLIVSQPKYMTALEGIFKANKVEDWKAYMRWMLINKSTGVLTTDIETANWEFYSKALTGAIKQRPREERALQVVNGTVGEALGKLYVEQKFPAEAKAKAKEMIENVFLAFENRINNLPWMTPATRKGAIDKLHKVNIKIGYPDKWKDYSALEIKGVEQGGTYYENMKNVAKWGFAENIADLKKPVDKTKWGMSPQTVNAYYNPSYNEIVFPAAILQPPFYDYKADDAVNYGGIGAVIGHEISHGFDDSGARYNAEGNLVNWWTEDDLKQFTGLGGALAAQYSALEPLPGTFVDGKFTLGENIGDLGGVNAAYDGLQIALKKKGNPGLIDGYTPEQRFYISWGTIWRSKMRDEAIKNQVKTDPHTPGMFRAYVPLQNVDSFYQAFDIKEGQKLYVKPENRVKIW from the coding sequence ATGAAAAAAAACATTGTAGTTGCAGGTTCGCTTGCCGTTTTTTCGCTGCTTTGCATGGATGCATCTGCGCAAGGTCCGAAACCTAAAAATCCGGGAATCGATTTGGATTTGATGGATAAATCCGTAAAACCGGGAGATGATTTCTTTCGTTATGTAAACGGAACATGGTATGATAAAACGGAAATCCCGGCAGACAAAACCCGTTGGGGAAGTTTTGATGAACTACGCCAGAATACCGATAACGATGCTTTGGCTATTTTAAAGGCTGCCGCAGCCAACAAAAATCTTGATCCGAAATCCGATCAGGCAAAAGCGGTAAACGTGTACAAAACCTTTATGGATACCGTTAGCAGAAACAAATTAGGCATTACACCTTTGAAGTCTTATTTGGCTAAGATCAATGCGGTGAAAAACATCTCTGATGTAAACAAGTTGATGATTGAAATGGAACCTCAGGGAGGTTTAGGTTTCTATGGAATCGGAATCAGTGCCGATGCTAAAAACAGTAACCGCAATGTGGTGTACCTTGGATTGGGGAGCTTAGGTTTACCGGACAGGGATTATTATGTTTCGGATGAAAAAGACTCAAAAGAAAAGCGTGAAAAATATGTGGCTCACGTAGCAAGAATGCTTCAGTTTTTAGGAGTAAAACCTGCGGATGCCAAAATTCAGGCAGAAAAGGTTTTGGCTTTAGAAACGGAAATGGCTCGCCCGCGTTTAGACCGTGTGGAGCGTCGTGACCGTAGAAAAACCTACAACCCGATGTCTGTAGCTGACTTGCAGAAATTAACACCATCAGTAAACTGGAATAATTATATGACTGGTGTAGGGATCGGGAAGATCGATTCTTTGATTGTTTCCCAGCCTAAATACATGACGGCATTGGAAGGTATTTTCAAAGCAAACAAAGTAGAGGATTGGAAAGCTTACATGCGTTGGATGTTAATCAACAAATCTACCGGAGTATTGACAACCGATATCGAAACGGCAAATTGGGAGTTTTACAGCAAAGCATTGACCGGAGCTATAAAGCAGCGTCCGCGTGAGGAAAGAGCTTTACAAGTGGTTAACGGAACTGTAGGTGAGGCTTTAGGAAAATTGTATGTAGAGCAAAAATTCCCGGCTGAGGCGAAAGCGAAAGCGAAAGAAATGATCGAAAATGTATTCCTTGCCTTCGAAAACCGCATCAACAACCTGCCTTGGATGACACCAGCAACACGTAAGGGGGCTATTGACAAGTTACATAAGGTAAATATCAAAATTGGTTATCCTGACAAATGGAAAGATTATTCTGCATTGGAAATTAAAGGAGTTGAGCAAGGCGGAACGTACTATGAGAACATGAAAAATGTTGCTAAGTGGGGCTTTGCTGAAAATATCGCTGATTTGAAAAAACCGGTAGACAAAACCAAATGGGGTATGTCTCCGCAAACGGTAAATGCATATTACAATCCATCATACAATGAAATCGTTTTCCCTGCCGCTATCTTACAGCCGCCATTCTACGACTATAAAGCAGATGATGCTGTAAATTATGGTGGAATCGGAGCTGTTATCGGTCACGAAATCTCACACGGTTTCGATGATTCAGGAGCGCGTTACAATGCTGAAGGTAATTTGGTAAACTGGTGGACTGAAGACGATTTGAAACAATTCACAGGTCTTGGTGGTGCTTTGGCTGCTCAGTACAGTGCTTTAGAGCCGCTTCCTGGTACTTTCGTTGACGGTAAATTTACCTTAGGTGAAAACATTGGTGATTTAGGAGGTGTAAACGCTGCTTATGACGGTTTACAAATCGCTTTGAAGAAAAAAGGAAATCCGGGCTTGATTGACGGATATACTCCGGAACAACGTTTCTACATTTCTTGGGGAACTATCTGGCGTTCAAAAATGAGAGACGAAGCAATCAAAAATCAGGTGAAAACCGATCCGCATACACCGGGAATGTTCCGTGCGTATGTGCCATTGCAGAACGTTGATTCTTTCTACCAGGCTTTCGATATCAAAGAAGGTCAGAAGTTATACGTAAAACCGGAAAACCGAGTGAAAATTTGGTAA
- a CDS encoding S9 family peptidase, with translation MKKTRISLFALLFVFCVQAQEKKNLILPNENLITENIADIPKELAVQVKKYSEARSASLAEVHPLKNEIIIATRFGSVAQLHKVSQPMGARKQITFFDEPVGNASYEPTKGEYLIYSKDSGGNEFGQLYKLDLKTLQSTLLTDGGRSQNGNITWKKDGSGFYFSSTKRNGGDRDIYHMNPNDPKSVKLILEVKGGGWSIQDISRDGKKLLIQEFISANESHIWMLDSQTGKLTEVTNRADKSIVQIGADFSKKADEIWYLTDKDNEFQRLATFNLNTKKTTYHTTAIPWNVESFTLSEDKTQMVFTTNEGGTSKMYLMNPESKVYKEVKNIPIGLIGGISFTKDGQSFFFTQSTADSSSDVYKLTLKTNKIERWTESELGEMQKEDMSSPKFIEWKSFDNLKISGFYYPASPKFTGKRPVLINIHGGPEGQSKASFLGSNNYYTNEMGVAVINPNVRGSSGFGKTYIAADNWYLRENSVKDIGALLDWIAQQPELDKDRIMIMGGSYGGYMTLATAFHYADKIRCSVDIVGISNFNTFLKNTEEYRRDLRRVEYGDERDEKMRAFFDKISPLNNTDKIKKPMFIIQGTNDPRVPVTEATQMRDKLKAQGNTVWYLEAKDEGHGFSKKANVDYQRLAVIRFMEEYLIK, from the coding sequence ATGAAAAAAACAAGAATCAGTTTGTTTGCGTTACTCTTCGTATTTTGTGTGCAGGCACAGGAAAAAAAGAATTTGATTTTGCCCAACGAAAATTTAATTACCGAAAACATTGCTGATATTCCAAAAGAGTTAGCAGTTCAGGTAAAAAAATATTCGGAGGCAAGAAGTGCCTCTCTGGCAGAAGTCCATCCCCTCAAGAATGAGATCATTATTGCAACCCGCTTCGGATCCGTCGCTCAGTTGCATAAAGTAAGCCAACCGATGGGTGCGAGGAAACAAATCACCTTTTTTGATGAACCTGTAGGCAATGCCAGTTACGAACCGACCAAAGGCGAATACCTGATTTATTCCAAAGACAGTGGCGGGAACGAATTCGGACAGCTTTACAAATTGGATTTAAAAACATTGCAATCTACTCTGCTTACTGATGGTGGCCGCTCGCAAAACGGCAATATAACTTGGAAAAAAGACGGCTCCGGATTTTATTTTTCATCCACAAAAAGAAACGGAGGGGACAGGGACATCTACCATATGAACCCCAACGATCCGAAATCGGTCAAATTGATTCTGGAAGTAAAAGGTGGTGGCTGGAGTATTCAGGACATTTCAAGGGACGGTAAAAAATTGTTAATCCAGGAATTTATTTCCGCCAACGAATCGCATATCTGGATGTTAGATAGCCAAACTGGTAAACTGACCGAAGTGACCAACAGAGCAGACAAAAGCATCGTGCAAATCGGTGCGGATTTCTCAAAAAAAGCCGATGAGATCTGGTATCTTACGGATAAGGACAATGAATTTCAGCGATTGGCAACATTCAACCTGAATACTAAAAAAACAACATACCACACTACTGCAATTCCGTGGAATGTTGAAAGCTTTACCTTATCGGAAGACAAAACGCAAATGGTTTTTACTACAAACGAAGGAGGTACCTCCAAAATGTATCTTATGAATCCGGAATCAAAAGTCTATAAGGAAGTGAAAAATATTCCGATAGGGTTGATTGGCGGAATAAGTTTCACAAAAGACGGACAAAGCTTCTTCTTTACACAATCTACCGCCGATTCTTCATCGGATGTCTATAAACTTACCTTAAAAACCAACAAAATAGAACGTTGGACAGAAAGTGAACTGGGAGAAATGCAAAAAGAAGATATGTCCTCGCCGAAATTTATCGAATGGAAAAGTTTTGACAATTTGAAAATTTCGGGTTTCTATTATCCCGCTTCACCAAAATTTACCGGAAAAAGACCTGTTTTGATCAACATTCACGGAGGACCGGAAGGGCAATCCAAGGCTTCATTTTTAGGCTCAAACAACTATTACACGAATGAAATGGGCGTTGCTGTAATCAACCCGAATGTTCGCGGATCTTCTGGTTTTGGCAAAACATATATTGCAGCAGACAATTGGTATTTAAGAGAAAATTCGGTGAAAGATATTGGTGCGCTGTTAGACTGGATAGCGCAACAACCAGAATTGGATAAAGACCGAATCATGATTATGGGCGGGAGTTATGGCGGCTACATGACCTTGGCAACCGCTTTCCATTATGCGGATAAAATCCGTTGTTCTGTAGATATCGTTGGGATTTCCAATTTCAATACTTTCTTAAAAAACACCGAAGAATACCGCCGTGATTTGCGAAGAGTGGAATACGGCGATGAAAGAGATGAAAAGATGCGTGCGTTTTTCGATAAAATCTCCCCCCTTAACAATACGGATAAAATCAAAAAACCGATGTTTATCATTCAGGGAACAAACGATCCCCGCGTGCCGGTTACCGAAGCTACTCAAATGCGTGACAAACTAAAAGCGCAAGGAAATACGGTTTGGTATCTGGAAGCGAAAGATGAAGGGCACGGTTTCTCGAAAAAAGCCAATGTCGATTACCAGCGTTTGGCAGTAATACGCTTTATGGAAGAATATTTGATAAAGTAA
- a CDS encoding DMT family transporter, producing the protein MAALIWVSFFWGTTWLASKEGVKHMPALQLAAIRQFLGASIYICYFLIKKTPWPQGKQWKTIVILSILNFMLSNGLSTWGVKYISSGLGAIIGAMFPLWIVIISLFRGERLSRWAILGMIISFGGVCLIFYDYLADFLKPDFQFGIFLSVLATFTWAFGSLYTKKKAASFNPYFSLGLQMLISSILLFAYTGATGTSVSLTEIPSASWWSIGYLVVFGSVFTFIAFIYALQHLPAEISSVYAYINPIVAVLLGSLIFNEPLTIMIGIGGSVTLLGLFLVNRSMRRG; encoded by the coding sequence ATGGCCGCTTTGATTTGGGTAAGTTTCTTTTGGGGAACCACATGGTTGGCTTCAAAGGAAGGTGTTAAGCACATGCCGGCATTACAATTGGCAGCGATTCGTCAGTTTTTAGGTGCGAGCATTTACATCTGCTATTTTCTCATAAAAAAAACACCCTGGCCACAAGGAAAGCAGTGGAAAACTATCGTTATCCTAAGTATCTTAAACTTTATGCTCAGTAACGGTTTAAGTACATGGGGCGTAAAATACATTTCCAGCGGACTGGGCGCCATCATCGGAGCCATGTTTCCGTTATGGATTGTGATAATTAGCCTTTTCAGAGGAGAGCGATTATCGAGATGGGCCATCCTCGGCATGATCATCAGTTTTGGCGGCGTATGCCTGATTTTTTATGATTACCTGGCCGATTTCCTGAAACCGGATTTTCAGTTTGGGATTTTCCTGTCGGTTTTAGCTACGTTTACCTGGGCTTTCGGAAGTTTGTACACCAAAAAGAAAGCCGCAAGCTTTAACCCCTATTTCAGTTTGGGATTACAAATGTTAATCTCCAGTATTTTACTTTTCGCTTATACCGGCGCTACGGGGACATCAGTAAGTTTAACCGAAATTCCGTCCGCTTCCTGGTGGTCCATCGGTTATCTGGTCGTATTCGGTTCTGTTTTCACGTTCATCGCTTTTATTTATGCGCTACAACATTTGCCCGCCGAGATAAGCAGTGTGTATGCATACATCAACCCGATTGTAGCGGTATTACTAGGTTCTCTCATTTTTAACGAACCACTGACGATAATGATTGGCATTGGCGGAAGCGTGACCCTTTTAGGGCTGTTTCTAGTGAACCGTTCGATGCGAAGAGGGTAA